One Aegilops tauschii subsp. strangulata cultivar AL8/78 chromosome 7, Aet v6.0, whole genome shotgun sequence genomic window carries:
- the LOC109742140 gene encoding uncharacterized protein isoform X1: MGQLKGEQLRAVAGKKRAGEQNPAGGEAWVRATGMSSSTTSGQGDDAPGLVCVVDCVHGMVDALSCVRWNKHQGAVVELSEHGIVVTVEESGCLQAKVYLKTELFAEYDYGAEGRPRFGLSLGLLVDCLNMFTVPGFASPVEIRYPGPDMQLLLRSVGSPDACIHAEIRTRIPDTVAWDYHFEHAGNTPVTFTVKSAILKESIDDLEWPGSSIQIHFHPDPPSVIFKGEGHGDLEIEFSYYANTDLLIAFQCDQELSYRYKYKFLRATTSNVPSSVLKENRGSKVTIGRGGMLKIQHLVSVARLGTQSYHNFAGGAQQPSRIAFIEFFVKPEEED; the protein is encoded by the exons ATGGGCCAGCTGAAGGGGGAGCAGCTTCGCGCCGTCGCGGGAAAAAAGAGGGCGGGAGAACAGAATCCAGCGGGCGGCGAGGCGTGGGTCAGGGCGACGGGGATGAGCTCGTCGACGACGTCCGGCCAGGGCGATGACGCGCCGGGCCTGGTCTGCGTGGTGGACTGCGTGCATGGCATGGTCGACGCCCTCTCCTGCGTCCGCTGGAACAAGCATCAG GGCGCGGTGGTGGAGCTGTCGGAGCACGGCATCGTGGTCACCGTGGAGGAGAGCGGCTGCCTCCAGGCCAAGGTATACCTCAAGACCGAG CTGTTTGCCGAGTACGACTACGGGGCGGAGGGGCGTCCACGGTTCGGCCTCAGCCTGGGGCTCCTCGTCGACTGCCTCAACATGTTTACCGTCCCAGGGTTCGCCTCCCCTGTCGAGATCCGGTACCCTGGCCCCGACATGCAGCTTCTCCTCAG GTCAGTGGGGTCTCCAGATGCATGTATACATGCAGAAATCAGAACCAGAATTCCTGATACTGTCGCCTGGGATTACCATTTTGAGCATGCAGGGAATACTCCAGTCACTTTTACTGTTAAG TCTGCCATCCTGAAAGAATCAATTGATGACCTTGAGTGGCCAGGCTCCAGCATTCAGATTCATTTTCATCCAGACCCCCCTTCAGTAATATTTAAAGGCGAAGGGCATGGTGACTTGGAG ATTGAATTCTCCTACTATGCAAATACCGATCTTCTAATTGCATTCCAGTGTGACCAAGAACTGTCCTACAG GTATAAGTACAAGTTTCTTCGTGCCACTACCTCGAATGTTCCAAGTAGCGTCTTGAAGGAGAATCGTGGGAGTAAAGTGACGATTGGGAGGGGAGGGATGCTCAAAATCCAACACTTGGTTTCAGTTGCAAGGCTAGGTACACAATCCTACCATAATTTTGCTGGAGGGGCTCAACAACCAAGCCGGATTGCTTTTATCGAATTCTTTGTGAAGCCGGAGGAGGAGGATTAA
- the LOC109742140 gene encoding uncharacterized protein isoform X2, with translation MSSSTTSGQGDDAPGLVCVVDCVHGMVDALSCVRWNKHQGAVVELSEHGIVVTVEESGCLQAKLFAEYDYGAEGRPRFGLSLGLLVDCLNMFTVPGFASPVEIRYPGPDMQLLLRSVGSPDACIHAEIRTRIPDTVAWDYHFEHAGNTPVTFTVKSAILKESIDDLEWPGSSIQIHFHPDPPSVIFKGEGHGDLEIEFSYYANTDLLIAFQCDQELSYRYKYKFLRATTSNVPSSVLKENRGSKVTIGRGGMLKIQHLVSVARLGTQSYHNFAGGAQQPSRIAFIEFFVKPEEED, from the exons ATGAGCTCGTCGACGACGTCCGGCCAGGGCGATGACGCGCCGGGCCTGGTCTGCGTGGTGGACTGCGTGCATGGCATGGTCGACGCCCTCTCCTGCGTCCGCTGGAACAAGCATCAG GGCGCGGTGGTGGAGCTGTCGGAGCACGGCATCGTGGTCACCGTGGAGGAGAGCGGCTGCCTCCAGGCCAAG CTGTTTGCCGAGTACGACTACGGGGCGGAGGGGCGTCCACGGTTCGGCCTCAGCCTGGGGCTCCTCGTCGACTGCCTCAACATGTTTACCGTCCCAGGGTTCGCCTCCCCTGTCGAGATCCGGTACCCTGGCCCCGACATGCAGCTTCTCCTCAG GTCAGTGGGGTCTCCAGATGCATGTATACATGCAGAAATCAGAACCAGAATTCCTGATACTGTCGCCTGGGATTACCATTTTGAGCATGCAGGGAATACTCCAGTCACTTTTACTGTTAAG TCTGCCATCCTGAAAGAATCAATTGATGACCTTGAGTGGCCAGGCTCCAGCATTCAGATTCATTTTCATCCAGACCCCCCTTCAGTAATATTTAAAGGCGAAGGGCATGGTGACTTGGAG ATTGAATTCTCCTACTATGCAAATACCGATCTTCTAATTGCATTCCAGTGTGACCAAGAACTGTCCTACAG GTATAAGTACAAGTTTCTTCGTGCCACTACCTCGAATGTTCCAAGTAGCGTCTTGAAGGAGAATCGTGGGAGTAAAGTGACGATTGGGAGGGGAGGGATGCTCAAAATCCAACACTTGGTTTCAGTTGCAAGGCTAGGTACACAATCCTACCATAATTTTGCTGGAGGGGCTCAACAACCAAGCCGGATTGCTTTTATCGAATTCTTTGTGAAGCCGGAGGAGGAGGATTAA